The sequence CTGATACGGACACGTATCATGTGGGCCTTCCTATTGTGAGGGAGATGGGTAAAAGAATTGtgattttgcaaaaagctgAACCTGGAAATTGGCAATGTCTGGATGTGAATGAGTTGGTATCTTGCTTGTACAAGGACCCTGATCTTGCCTCCCTTTCTAGAAATATACTACCCCACATATTACAGTCATTGTTTATTACCACAGGGTGTGATtatgtttccttctttgttgGTCTTGGTAAGGTATCATTTATGAAAACTTTCTTTCAGTTTTCAGAATTCATTTCTGGTGGAAATTCTGTACCAACTAGTGGTTCTCTTTCTTGTGCAGAAAAAGATTCAGGGTTCTTGGCTTTTGTTCGTTTAGTTGGTAGTGTTTACTTTCAAAAACACCGTTCAGCTTTTCTTAAGTATTCATCTCCAGCTGAAATGTTCAGAGAAATGAGGGAGGGGACTAATTCAAGTAGTCATGAAAATTGGTTACAAAATATTAGAGGTGCCATATTTGAAAGAATTGAGTTTGAAGATAATAGTTTACCTTCATTTCAGTCCCTTTGGTTCCATTGGTTACGTTCCTGTTGGGTTTACCTTACCTGGGCTCAGGCTTTAGAGCAGGATTTTTCTTCTGTATTATTAGATAGGTATGGTTGGGAAATAGAAAAAGGCAATCTAATGATTATTTGGGAttccaaagaaaatattgaaaaggtTCAGAAGACagttgatttcttaatcaggggGTGTAAATGTAAAAGTGGGTGCTCCAGTAAAAGGTGTAAGTGTCTCAAGAAGGGACAGGTATGTGGCCCTGGATGTAGGTGTTTAGATTGTTCAAATTCTATTTGTATTGAGGAAGTTCAGGTAGGTCAGGATCATGCAGACACGGAATCTGATTCAGATACTAGTAGCAGTAGTGATAATGATCAGGACTATCATAATATTATTGATGACTTTTATTGTGGTAGTTTATCTTTATTAGAGGATATTTCAGATTCAGAATTTTCTGATATAGACTAAGGGTACTAATTAGTGGTCTGTCCGATAGGTTTGTAGGTCCAATAGGTATAGGTGAGGGGAAGCTGGTCTTTTCTGTACTATTTTCACcccctttctctccctctctcctttTTTCCAAGAACCTTCTTCCTGCTAGGTTTAGCCATACCATCGCCCCCCCTAGGTAGCTAGAGGCGCCTGACCCCTGTAAAGGTCGGACATACTGACGTCAACAAGGGGTACATCACACAGATCCCCGAGTTGACGGGAAAGGCGTAACCCCGCACTTTGGTACGGGTGTAGGTTGGAGGTTCTGACTCATCTTCCTTATTCCAGCAGTCCCTCACCTGTGGGTTATGAATAATTCTTGATAtgataatatatgatataatataaatctgtatataatttttttaatgatataatgtaatatgatAATTTGATATATGAATCTTAATATGATAGTAAAATAATGATGCTGAATGGATGGTGAACGAGTGTGAGTGTTTTATACTTATGTGATATGGATAATCAAAGAACAGTAAGTATGACAAACAGAAATTAACACGCTTTCTGTTTTTGCATTAGGTGGAGTTCGACCCCAGATCAGCTGAGGACTTGCTTCTTGCAGCTCATTGTCCATACCTTTCAATTTTTTGATTGGCAATATATCATGATTGAGATAATGAGTGATGTAATTTAGATATGATAACATGCCTTGAATCATTGTGAATGCAGAATTTTATATGATActcaaattttcataaaataatgtgaaatattaTCTGTTTTATACAGGTTGATGTTCTGCTGTGGATGCTCATCAGACAGCTGTTTTAGTTAATCAAATCTTTCGGCATGATTGGAATTTTATTACTACTTGACATTGGAATTATATCATTCTGGCCAAAAAAGGTCAGATGTTTGGCAAAACAGATACCTGAGATGAGATTACAAGTCTTGTTTCCAATTCGGCATTGATATTTTGAAATCACATAtttgttcaataaagtttggcatGAATTCAACATATATGGCtctttgtatatttattttgGACAGTGGCAATGGTATTTATTATATACATTAGATTAAGGTATAGGACAGAGAAGAAAGAGTTTAGAATaactctttttttatttcttatattcATACACAGTTAACTGTTGTCTGCCGAGTATGACTTTAAGTATATGATGATTGAATATAAACATTAAACTGTAGGGTAAATCCTGGTATTGCTAGAGTTTCTTGATTAAATGGATCAGATTATTTCATAGTAAAAACCTTAATATGTCTCTAGTTAGTATCATACTTTAACGCAATGAGATAGGTAAGATTTGCAACCAGACACATAGTGTATACCTTCACGTGGTCAAGTCTTGCAAACTACTGCTCTCATATTTTTGATCAAACATATTCATATGTATGGTGACCTCCAGATCTGTTAAATGCTggttgctacataatgtaattgaacaccacagGATCTCTgctgtttaccagtaaccatggttgcAGCCGTCTGGGctaggtcgttgaccctatccTTGAAGAGtcgtagcaaaaacaaaaatataacgttatcgtTAGACAATGCTAATAAAGTGTGCATTAGTCTGTAGATGATCGCTATATTCAAGAGATTGCAGtggatttctattttgtcacggtttctttATGTTGCTAGatataaagcccgacaaaaacgccgacagggacgtcaaaaacaagccgaaacacaacctctgcttggaacatCCTTGctatgaaatgcaaaatgatCTGTGATGGCCGCGCGCGGCTTACGAGTGGTGCGTTCTATTCTGGAAACAAAATGACCGCTCCGTGTGACATGGCCTCGCGCGGATTGGGGGcatctgcatttcgccctcgaaatcGATAAGAAGTTATATACTGACAGAAAGTACAATTTTTGCTCTTTCACACACactagatttcctgttggtttgaaatatACAACAAGTTAAAAACAAGGGGGGAAATTACACGAAAATCACCTGATTTCGGGTCGTATTTTCGACTGGAAAGCGATTAACTAACAGTTAAAAAATCTATAGGAGTACAAAAGGAGGCTAGAAAATTGTAAATCACTTGAAAATAGGAAGATACACGGTCATATACTCCAGCGACAAGCTCTGttgtaaggggtgttgacgcccggagtcatggaacggactactttctctcgcggaaggaaaataaaactgcctcGAACTCTCGACGTGGCTTGGCGGCTGAAATATCATATAGAAAAACTCAcggtttaatttttctttcaaacatgaCTCTATAAATACCTCTTGATACAATAATCATACCAAACTTACGTTACCTGTTAACTAACCTAGCAAAAACCAACGTTATAACTTAGAAATCTTGTTAACTTATTAACTTGTCCCGTCATGCAACAGCCAAAATGGAGGCTCGCCATGCGCCGAATATTTTGATCACAGGTATTTGCGGTAGTTTCACGTATTGTGAGCTATAAAGATGACTTTTTAATTCTTGATGTCAAGAATTGAAGACTTAAGGTTGTAAGGGGAATGTTTTTTCCCACGAAAAGGGGCGGTATGTTTGAAGACACTGATTGTTATGGTTGGTAtagtgaggggaggggggtacacaCGTGTTGTACAGTTTTTGAGGAAGGCTTCCACACCCAACTTTTGTCTATGTATAACCCATATCCAATGAAAAGATATGGTCCGTTTAGAAATAAACTGTAACCTATATGTCAGTTGTATTTGCTATCTGGCATGTCACCAAAGCTTCTTGCAACGTCAGATTTTTgagaataagctagttcggagttgctactacgcatgtgcagtgtcaaaggtgaaggcccccgcgacggaaacaagacccgtctgggcgttgttatgcaaatggagacaatgtggaggcgagcactgtttccgtcgcgggggccttcacctttgacactgcacatgcgtagtagcaactccgaactagcttattctaTGGTCTTGTGCCCATGGCTCTGGCTTCAATCCAGAGGAGGGATTGTTCACAGGTCATTTACATCTACATCTTTATAATACTGGACTTTGCAATGGCATCCCTGTGCCTATGTGCACAGCTAGTGCTTAGTAATGCCGGTAGAGGTTGTGATGCTTAGAATAAAAGATGTACATTTACAAAGCAAACCAAAATAAGACcctagcacgtccaggtcaaaagatacaaaaaacggaagttctgctgcagtaccaaggtcacataccggGGGGGCCAAAATCAACCTTGCCCTTGGTCTTTCCAACACTTACCcacatacaaatatcattacaatccatgtacatggaggttcttgagttatgctgactacaaaatccagaaacactcacacacacacacacacacacacacacacacacacacacacacacacacaaaactatatatatatatatagaatacaacacggggtattccgtatcacccgaggtaccagcccgaccgcgggtcggatcgcccgacggccgtaggccggagggtgatccgacccgcgggagggctgggaccgagggtgatgcggaatacaacgtgttgtattttatttatgtcataccttggtcatacccacccaagaaaacaaacatttcaatgcggaatgcgccagaagttgagggagttttgtgtcctcgaacaagaaactgtagcaacattgattccaatctccgaatccggtattcgaatttccgacagccgcacaaccggcgcgctcgaaatgcgttcgaaatattctatggaagcctgtgtgataacacttccgaaccctatgtgatccggatagttatcacacggtccggaacacccgtatcaggcccaggcatgacataaatatatatatatatatatatatttttcatggagataattatgcagtgatatacatatatgtaattACATACATAGGTATCATAATTCTGATACTGATGGTTATGCTTTGTCTTTTGCCCCCAGGCACCCCAGGCACAGGGAAGTCCATACTAGGCAAGGAGCTGGCTGTAAGGACAGGGCTGCAGTATGTCAACATTGGAGACCTGGCCAAGGAAAACAACTTCTTCGAGGACTGGGATGAAGAGAGGGAGTGTCATGTTCTTGATGAGGACAGGGTAAGATGCTACTTCTAGTAACTTCTAGTGAAATCTGTGTGGTTCGCCTCAATCTCAATGTGTTACTCCCAACCACCCTTTGCGTTATTACTAGTTGGGGAGGGAGGCATCACAAGTGGGTTAGGGCAAGCGGGTTTCTTTATAATACTGCAATCATTGTGGTTGATTAAGGTTGATGATTCATGTTGAATTGCACTTGGTCTGTACAAGATGATGAACATGGCTTATCCAGAGACCAAAGAAGTTGGTCATGTTATCAGAATTTAGATAAGAAATTCACGTATCATTATATTCAAATTGAACAAGCTTGGTATAGGTGGTAAATTtcttcaaactatcaaagacatgtgctctaaaactacaaattgtgtcaaACATAGTCATGGTCTCACTGAATCATATGTTACGCATAGCGGTGTCAAACAAGGTTGTAATTTAAGCCCAACgttattcaacttatttattagtgatattacaaccatctttgacaatgaatgtaaaccaccaattatgcatgataagcgCATTCCCTGTTTATTGTACGCAGATGACTTAGTTATTTTTTCCGAGTCTAAACAAGGGTTACAAACCTCTTTGAATAAGCTAGAAAACTATTGTAATACATGGAGACTGAATGTAAACCTTAgaaaaaacaaaagttgttgttttctctaaaGGTGGCCGTCTTCCAAAagactgtttgtttacataccagAAAAACCCTGTTGATTTAGTTACATCCTATTGTTACTTAGGTATTATTGTCAACTCTGCCGGCACATTCAAGGCGAATCACAAACATCTCTACAGGAAAGGTCTAAAAGCTTTGTTCGGCATTAACCAATCTCTAGACAATGCCGACGCCccaatttctgtgagaaacaaactttttgatgcgTGCGTTAAACCCATTATTCTCTAcggctctgaaatatggggctcgttcaaaagttcaaattcctgtccaattgaatccgttcatttaaaattctgcaaacaatcattacgtgtaccaaaatctgcttgcagcctagctgcaagggcggaattaggaagataccccATACAAGTAGAGGCTTCcctaaatgccgtcaaatattttcttagacttcgccaaaatgtgccagccgacagttttcaagcagatgctttctactgtcagttagatctagagaaatctggtgttaaatgttgggcgacagaaatacgtaagtctttagaggagagcgggtttgctttcttatggcatcttccaatttcatataatacaaatacgttacaaattgttagttccattggccagcggataaaagacatttacttccaaacgtttctaaaagaaatacataacgacaacaaaggtggggctgccaaaaataagttaagatcatatagattattcaaaacaacttataatgaagaaaaatatctaagtaatgcaaatatgagggtcagaAATActgtcacaagactaagaatcagctgccacaaactacatattgaaacgggaaggcatacccgcactcctctagaacaacgattatgtaaatattgtaatttgaatagaatagaaaacgaatgtcattttgtggtagaatgtggattatataccaaagaaagaaatgaactgtataagcttgtagaaaacttatttccctacttcacacatttaagcactgtacaaaaattcatattcctaatgcgactagacaaacctcccattgaaaaacacgtctgttcttttatatctactataactgaaaagcgaggagaagtagaatttatctaatgatagtcatattctttttgtatccattaactgtacttgttgttttgttttgttgtgacctgtacttagccaagtgtggcagaaatgtgcaataaaggtcttcattcattatatcaCCTCTCATCTAAAAGGGTAGTGCTGTTTGTTTTCCATTACAATATGaacatttatcatcataatacatgtagatataacCCTTGGCAGTTAACCAGGATGTCACTTATTGTCAGAGTTGCTGATCTTGCTTAAGGATTGTATAAgcattggagtttttttatccCAGTCTCCTCAGTCTCTTCTTTTACATGCAATAAATAAGATGATTTTATGCCACGTTGACCcaacataagtcaagtaagccAAAGAGGATTAGGGTTCAAAGGTCAATCCCTTGACGTTGTAGTGTGTTGTAGCCAGCTATTCATACTAGTTAAGTACAATATGACTTGCAACTGTATattttttactgtttgtttgtccAGGTCATGGATGAACTGGAGCTTCAGATGAGTTCAGGAGGGAACATCGTGGACTACCACAGCTGTGAGATGTTCCCTGAGAGATGGTTTGACATAGTGTTTGTGATGAGAACCAACAACACTGTGTTGTATGACAGGCTCAAGAACAGGCAAGTTTTATGCTATTATGTACAATTGTATCTATTATTCGCATTAAGAAAGAGAGCAAAGAAAGTAAGAACATTGACAAAAAACAGCAGTGGGAGACCTTGAAAAGGTGGCCCTAAAACTTGTGATTAGTGatgaaactactgtaaatgcagaaatgttcgcggtggttttatgttcgcagttttcgcggtaaaCTTTCAGctcgaacttcaaaccaccgtgaaactttttgcccaccaatgactgaagggctactattgtttcaaatgcgaacttacaaccaccgcgaacactccattttctcgctaccgtgaaatcaaaaccacgcgaacttaagtgcatttacagtaagtgaaatttgaaaaaaatgtctacAACTTCCcagtctttgtttgttttatttattcgcacataaaaaaaacagaaagcaataatgaaataatcaGAGGTACAATAAAAACGTGCAGGAGGGGGATgaagcctgcaaggcttatagatgccctcctccttttaacttaacaaatttaCACAATGATAATATGAATATCGAACAAAGGtaataacaaatgatgaaataaacataacgAACAACTATATAATGAAAAATCAAATACTGATAATGTAATACAGATTAAACGAAAGAAATTATCACAAACGAGGACCAGAAATATTTTTAGAAGTAGTTCGGATTTGAAAGAAGATAGTCTCGAAGATGACATTTGAAGGTTATCACAGAGGTAAAGTTCttaaggggggaggggaggcTATTCCAGACATTGATGCATTTGAATTTTACACTCATTTGGGCTAAAGTAGTTCTGAATAGAGGGATATGTAAATGTGAGGTTTGACGTGTTTGGTAATTGTGAAACTGGGAGCGAAAATTAATAAAGTCGTCAAAAGTATCAGGCAGATTATGGTTAATGAATTTGGCTGTGAAAAGAGCAAGTTGAAATCTGTTtatatcaaaaatattcaaaattctaagTTTTTCAAATAGAGGTAGTGAGTGCGTGTGGAAATTTGAACCAGAAGCGATGCGTACAAATTTTTTTTGGAGAATTAATATTGGGCGAAGGGTAGTTCTGTAGGCATTACCCCAGACAATATTACAATAGATGAGGTAGGGGTAAACTAAACTGTTATATATTGTAATAAAGGTTTTACGGGTTATAAGGTGACGGATTCTCCCCAGGATTCCTAtagtttttgaaattttattaGCTACCATGGCAATGTGAGACTTCCATGTCAATCTGTCATCAATTACAATTCCTAGAAATTTCAACTAGGAAAAGCTAAGTCTTGTCTAAGGATGCAAGCACCATATAGTctagaaataaaatgtgttaGAATAAaccattgcatttttttttttttttttgatagaCAACAATGTACGGATTTTGAGTTAGTaatctatctttttttctttccagagGGTACAGCGACAAGAAGATACAAGAAAACGTTCAGTGTGAGATTTTCCAGACACTACTAGAAGAGGCGAGGGAATCGTATAATGTAGAGATTGTTCACGAGCTACAGAGCAACACACCACAAGACATGGAAACAAACCTAAGCAACATCCTACAGTGGATGGTCCAGTGGAAAAATGACCACTCATAAACACTTGACGTCTTACAGATGAAGTTTTATTTTGAAAGCATTTAAAttattttgctgtttttcttttaaattcttATCATTATTTGAAGTAAGATAAGTGTATGCCATGgcatattgttttctttttttctttcttggggGAAACAAGGAAGGAAATGTACAAAGCTTCTTTATACTAAACAAAAGAAGACTGTTTCATCACTGTTTAGCTGTATAGAAAGATAAATGGCCATGTAAGCTTTCCTTAAGAGTGGCCACAATAAAATGATAGCTGACAATAGTATTTTAGCCCTGATCTATTAGGCCTAGTCAGATACCTTTGCAATTCACTACTAATGCTGATGTGTTTTTGATTGACCTTTAGCAAGTTAACTGCTCAAGTATGCTACACACTGATTATGCTATATAGAAACAGTGGAGTTTACATATGATTATAATGTGCATGATTTTTGTACCATGCAAACTGGGAAAGAATGGCATGTATGTACAAAGGGACATATTGTTATGACAAATTGTAATAACAAAAGCTGGCAAATTTCATTAAAGAAAGTGCTCAAATGTGcaagacaaaaaaagaagacaaaggaTTACTAATATGTAATCTATCATCAATTACAATGGCCATACTGATGAAAATTAAATGAACTgctatgatatcatattttacattGTTTATTGTGTCATGGAACGTTTCTTCACACTCACATGCTAACAGTCCCACTGATGGGACTGGGGTGCACTATGTCTTCCTGTGGCACCCTATGTCCTCCTGTGGCACCCTATGTCCTCTTGTGGCACCCTGTGTCCTCCTGTGGCACCTATGTCCTCCTGTAGCACCCTATGAGCCCCTATGTCCCCTTGTGGCACCCTATGTCCTCTTGTGGCACCCTATGTCCTCTTGTGACACCCTATGTCCTCTTGTGGCACCCTATGTCCTCCGGTGGCACCCTGCAAGCTTTCTTGTTCTGTGTCACTCTTATCGTCCTCGTAGGTGTGTGGTCTTGCAGCTGTTCCATGGCCTACTATCAATGGGATTATTCGTCTTCTACTGTCTCGGAAAAAAGAAGCCTAACCCAATAAGTAGAATTTGTGTCTGTAGTTAGactagtcacatgctatactaTTCCTCATTGCCTGTCAATTCTTTTccacgttacatgtacttgcaattagcctacggacaGGAATGTGCAATAAGCTTTCAAACTTTCACTATCTGAGGTGAAGAATACGTTGCACAACTCTGATCTTCGACCTTACTTAGTTCATTGTTCGTTTGCTTCACCGCTTCCCAGACGGGAGGCCTTTTGAAACCACTTCTTGGCCTCTCTGAAATTGCCTTTCTTCCTGTAGGCCTTTTCCAAGCCTATCAGGGTGTTGGTGTCGTCGGCGTCGATCTGTAGTGCTTGTTTGTAGTATTCGATGGCGCTGTCTTCGTTCCCCGCTTCTAGTGCAAGCGCCGCCTTAAGTCTGATAGGCCTTGGGTCGTGTCGGTCAAGTTTGCTGCCTTTCTTCTTGTACGCCTTTTCCAAGC comes from Branchiostoma lanceolatum isolate klBraLanc5 chromosome 2, klBraLanc5.hap2, whole genome shotgun sequence and encodes:
- the LOC136427216 gene encoding adenylate kinase isoenzyme 6-like, giving the protein MEARHAPNILITGTPGTGKSILGKELAVRTGLQYVNIGDLAKENNFFEDWDEERECHVLDEDRVMDELELQMSSGGNIVDYHSCEMFPERWFDIVFVMRTNNTVLYDRLKNRGYSDKKIQENVQCEIFQTLLEEARESYNVEIVHELQSNTPQDMETNLSNILQWMVQWKNDHS